The Thermococcus thermotolerans genome contains a region encoding:
- a CDS encoding carboxyl transferase domain-containing protein has product MSMEEKVNDLYERKRKILEMGGEKAVEKQHAKGKLTARERIEKLLDPGSFVEIGAFVRHRGTEFGMDKKELPADGVITGYGTIDGRLVFVFAQDFTVMGGSLGEMHAAKIKRIMELALEAGAPVIGLNDSGGARIQEGVDSLKGYGEIFKMNTILSGVVPQITAIMGPCAGGAVYSPAIGDFILMVDNPASFMFITGPQVVKAVTGVEVTPIQLGGAMVHAQRSGQAHLIGKSDEEVLALIRRLISYLPSNNMEKPPRVKTNDLPFRKTENLYSIVPDDPNKGYDVRQVIYEIVDRDENGNPDFLEILPYFAPNAVVGFGRMNGQTVGIVANNPIHFAGVLDIDSSDKIARFVRTCDAFNIPIVTLVDVPGYLPGTQQEYGGIIRHGAKVLYAYAEATVPMVTIILRKAYGGAYLAMGSKHLGADFVFAWPTAEIAVMGPEGAANIIFRKEIAAAENPEEVRQQKIAEYRERFANPYVAAARGYIDDVIDPAETRAKIILALEAMESKRVKLPPKKHGNIPL; this is encoded by the coding sequence ATGAGCATGGAAGAGAAAGTTAACGACCTGTATGAGAGAAAAAGGAAGATTCTTGAGATGGGCGGCGAAAAGGCCGTCGAAAAACAGCACGCTAAAGGAAAGCTGACCGCACGCGAGAGGATCGAGAAGCTCCTCGACCCGGGAAGCTTCGTTGAAATAGGTGCGTTCGTCAGACACCGCGGAACGGAGTTCGGCATGGACAAGAAGGAGCTGCCCGCGGACGGCGTCATCACCGGTTACGGTACCATCGATGGAAGGCTCGTTTTTGTGTTTGCCCAGGACTTCACAGTCATGGGCGGTTCCCTCGGTGAGATGCACGCGGCAAAGATAAAGCGCATCATGGAGCTTGCCCTCGAAGCCGGAGCACCGGTGATAGGCCTCAACGACTCCGGCGGAGCGAGAATCCAGGAGGGCGTCGACTCGCTCAAGGGCTACGGCGAGATCTTCAAGATGAACACCATTCTCAGCGGTGTCGTTCCGCAGATTACAGCAATTATGGGTCCCTGTGCGGGCGGAGCCGTCTACAGTCCGGCCATAGGAGACTTCATCCTCATGGTGGACAACCCGGCAAGCTTCATGTTCATCACCGGCCCTCAGGTCGTTAAAGCCGTTACCGGCGTCGAGGTCACCCCGATACAGCTCGGCGGTGCTATGGTCCACGCCCAGCGCTCCGGGCAGGCCCACCTTATCGGAAAGAGCGATGAGGAGGTTCTGGCACTCATAAGGAGACTCATAAGTTACCTCCCGTCCAACAACATGGAGAAGCCGCCGCGCGTCAAGACGAATGATTTGCCCTTCAGGAAGACAGAGAACCTCTACTCCATCGTCCCGGACGACCCGAACAAGGGCTACGATGTGAGGCAGGTCATCTACGAGATAGTCGACAGGGACGAGAACGGCAACCCGGACTTCCTTGAAATACTGCCATACTTCGCCCCGAACGCGGTCGTTGGATTCGGAAGGATGAACGGCCAGACCGTCGGTATAGTTGCTAACAACCCGATACACTTCGCCGGCGTTCTCGACATAGACAGCTCCGACAAGATCGCTAGGTTTGTTAGAACCTGCGACGCATTCAACATCCCGATAGTCACCCTAGTTGACGTTCCGGGCTACCTGCCTGGAACCCAGCAGGAGTACGGCGGAATCATAAGGCATGGGGCTAAAGTCCTCTACGCCTACGCGGAAGCTACCGTCCCGATGGTGACGATTATCCTCAGGAAGGCCTACGGTGGGGCGTACCTCGCGATGGGAAGCAAGCACCTCGGAGCGGACTTCGTCTTCGCCTGGCCCACCGCAGAGATAGCGGTCATGGGGCCTGAAGGAGCGGCGAACATCATATTCAGGAAAGAAATCGCTGCGGCCGAGAACCCGGAGGAGGTTCGCCAGCAGAAGATAGCCGAATACCGCGAGCGCTTCGCCAACCCGTACGTTGCCGCGGCGAGGGGCTACATAGACGACGTTATCGACCCCGCCGAGACCAGGGCAAAGATAATCCTCGCCCTTGAGGCCATGGAGAGCAAGCGCGTCAAGCTCCCGCCGAAGAAGCACGGCAACATACCGCTGTGA
- a CDS encoding OadG family protein, which produces MAEFMEGLNITALGVTVVFAVLTILALVLYFVGWLERRLIEREETAAPVSAAPEVREIEEEKPAIPPKDLAVITAAILAYTAEKASQLRPIPFKRKVSDAWRLYGVQSSMEEVEDFNYELGKW; this is translated from the coding sequence ATGGCAGAGTTTATGGAGGGCCTGAACATCACGGCCCTCGGAGTGACGGTGGTCTTCGCCGTCCTCACCATTTTGGCACTGGTGCTCTACTTCGTCGGCTGGCTGGAGAGGCGGCTTATTGAGAGGGAAGAAACCGCCGCGCCGGTTTCAGCAGCTCCCGAAGTCAGAGAGATCGAGGAGGAGAAGCCGGCCATACCGCCGAAAGACCTCGCGGTCATAACGGCGGCCATACTCGCGTACACCGCTGAGAAGGCCTCACAGCTCAGGCCCATCCCGTTCAAGAGGAAAGTTTCAGATGCATGGCGCCTCTACGGCGTCCAGTCGAGCATGGAGGAAGTTGAGGACTTCAACTATGAACTTGGGAAGTGGTAA
- a CDS encoding acetyl-CoA carboxylase biotin carboxyl carrier protein subunit, protein MAKVKVIVDGIEYEVEVEELGMGRFRVAFEEKEYTVEAKGLGIDVSALSAAPAATAAQVPVAPAPAPAAPAAPTPAPAGEGAVTAPMPGKILKILVKEGESVKTGQGLLILEAMKMENEIPAPKDGVVKKILIKEGDTVDTGQALIELG, encoded by the coding sequence ATGGCGAAGGTTAAGGTCATCGTTGATGGTATCGAGTACGAGGTTGAGGTTGAGGAACTCGGAATGGGCAGATTCAGGGTTGCCTTTGAGGAAAAGGAATATACCGTCGAAGCTAAGGGGCTCGGGATAGACGTGAGCGCCCTGAGCGCGGCTCCAGCTGCCACCGCCGCCCAGGTTCCTGTGGCTCCTGCTCCAGCTCCGGCCGCTCCCGCCGCGCCAACTCCAGCTCCAGCCGGAGAGGGTGCCGTTACAGCCCCAATGCCCGGCAAAATCCTCAAGATCCTCGTCAAAGAAGGCGAGAGCGTCAAAACCGGCCAAGGACTACTCATCCTCGAAGCAATGAAAATGGAGAACGAAATCCCAGCACCAAAAGACGGAGTCGTAAAGAAAATCCTAATCAAAGAAGGCGACACAGTCGACACAGGACAAGCACTAATAGAGCTCGGGTGA